From the Candidatus Rhabdochlamydia sp. T3358 genome, the window TTTGCGATTCATGAATCGCCAAAGTCGTTCAATCAGATTAAGATTTGGAGAATAAGGGGGTAAGAACTTGATTTCTATTCTAGAGTTGTTGAGATGCTCAGAAACCAGTTTTGACCTATAATAACTTGCATTATCACATATCGCTATAATGCGTTCTGCATGGGGATATTGCTCTTCTAATTTCTGAAATAAGCTAATGGTAGATTGCGCATTTATATAATCTGCAACAATGG encodes:
- a CDS encoding transposase, producing the protein IVADYINAQSTISLFQKLEEQYPHAERIIAICDNASYYRSKLVSEHLNNSRIEIKFLPPYSPNLNLIERLWRFMNRKVRNNQYYEKFVEFKKATLSFFENISTFKEELKSLLSKKFHIVNP